From Oncorhynchus nerka isolate Pitt River linkage group LG1, Oner_Uvic_2.0, whole genome shotgun sequence, the proteins below share one genomic window:
- the LOC115131052 gene encoding T-cell surface antigen CD2-like, with product MSVVMLISLILLALGFAGAEECTMYAAVGRNKVIDHGLELLGQSFHLRWSHDDKIVYDTRKKNKPKPQTTPNGSLLLTNLQLNNTGPYQVTIYDNAGKLVLEKTTHLCVLLPVSKPRLTHTCTDASVSLRCDVGNSVDVNVVWSRNRQTLTGSTDKTLTITKAMLKSVDLYVCTVSNKASEEKSDDVNPECAEDSSSTVLLFGMKLWLMVAILAGGGGLLLILFVITLVCVCQSRRRRVSRIKEEEEMRLAPLTQPTRQASLHHHHHPHKSQSRTRPKNRTQSQATQNSRPVPRPRSPQPKPDDAPPIPIPRRTGPWNHRS from the exons ATGTCAGTGGTGATGCTGATATCTCTCATCCTCCTCGCTCTGGGGTTTGCAG GTGCCGAGGAGTGTACTATGTATGCTGCTGTTGGGAGGAACAAGGTGATTGACCATGGCCTGGAGTTGCTTGGACAGTCATTTCACTTACGGTGGTCCCATGACGATAAGATAGTTTACGACACCAGGAAGAAAAATAAGCCAAAACCCCAGACCACACCGAATGGTTCTCTGTTACTAACTAACctacagctgaataatacaggGCCTTACCAGGTCACCATCTACGACAACGCGGGAAAACTTGTGTTAGAAAAAACAACTCACCTGTGTGTGCTCT TGCCTGTGTCTAAGCCACGTCTGACACACACCTGTACGGATGCATCTGTCAGTCTGAGGTGCGATGTGGGGAACTCTGTGGATGTTAACGTGGTGTGGAGCCGTAACAGACAAACACTGACAGGATCCACTGACAAAACTCTGACAATAACCAAGGCAATGCTGAAATCTGTAGACCTCTACGTGTGTACAGTGAGTAACAAAGCCAGTGAAGAGAAGAGTGACGATGTTAACCCTGAATGTGCAG AGGATTCTTCCTCTACAGTGCTCTTGTTTGGGATGAAGCTATGGCTGATGGTGGCGATTCTGGCTGGTGGAGGTGGTCTGCTCCTCATCCTCTTCGTCATCACCTTGGTGTGTGTCTGCCAGAGCCGCAGGCGGCGCGTGAGTCGCATAAAAG aagaggaggagatgagactTGCGCCCCTCACCCAGCCCACGCGTCAAgcatccctccaccaccaccatcacccacaCAAGTCCCAGAGCCGAACCCGGCCGAAAAACAGAACTCAGTCACAGGCCACCCAAAACTCCAGACCAGTGCCTCGACCCAGGTCTCCACAGCCTAAACCAGATGATGCACCGCCCATACCAATTCCCAGGCGGACAGGACCCTGGAACCACAggagttag
- the LOC115128458 gene encoding kelch-like protein 6 — protein MVVLIDQLLFLFHSHYHLVAAGGKETQQEAWKYNGALDRWIPIEPLVTGRWRHKMVVHGGKVYALGGFDGTQRLTSVEAYDTFHNRWTPTPPLLLGVSSFAAASFNKWIFAIGGGPNGNLATDRLQCWELGTESWGLRSPMPIEAKCTNAVTFRERIYVVGGAMHALYCYSPQSDSWSMVTRLGERASCAIAACNNY, from the exons ATGGTTGTTCTTATAGATCAACTGCTGTTTCTTTTTCACTCTCACTATCATCTTGTTGCTGCAGGAGGAAAAGAGACACAGCAAGAGGCGTGGAAGTACAACGGTGCCCTGGACAGGTGGATCCCCATTGAGCCCCTGGTGACTGGGCGCTGGAGACACAAGATGGTGGTTCATGGGGGGAAGGTGTATGCCCTGGGGGGGTTCGATGGGACTCAGAGACTCACCAGCGTGGAAGCCTACGACACATTTCACAACCGCTGGAcaccg ACCCCGCCCCTCCTGTTGGGCGTCAGCTCATTCGCTGCAGCAAGCTTCAATAAGTGGATCTTTGCGATCGGGGGAGGGCCCAACGGGAATTTGGCCACTGATAGGCTGCAGTGCTGGGAGCTAGGGACTGAGAGCTGGGGCCTGCGGTCGCCCATGCCCATCGAGGCTAAATGTACTAATGCTGTCACCTTCAGGGAACGCATCTATGTAGTTG gcGGTGCCATGCATGCTCTGTACTGCTACTCTCCCCAGTCAGACAGCTGGTCTATGGTGACCCGGCTGGGCGAGAGGGCGAGCTGCGCCATCGCAGCCTGTAACAACTATTAA